The following are encoded in a window of Emcibacter sp. SYSU 3D8 genomic DNA:
- the livM gene encoding high-affinity branched-chain amino acid ABC transporter permease LivM: MGNAAARARPPLVAALRDAAVAAGVTAVLAVPFLGFRLEDSAQGLSLGYRFMWVVYAALAVFAGRLLLSLAAHRVAPALVASFHRRTAGVHLPARFGNKVGWAMVGIAALLPWLPFADRSLMSVATLVLIYIMLGWGLNIVVGLAGLLDLGYVAFYAIGAYSFALLSLHFGLSFWICLPLAGILAAFMGLLLGFPVLRLRGDYLAIVTLGFGEIIRVILVNWQEVTNGPNGISNIPRPTLFGLHFEGPFKTPAPEGTGFADFLGIAFSPMQPIIFLYYVIFLLVLLTTLFAQRIRRLPTGRAWEALREDEIACRSLGINPVTVKLSAFAIGAFFAGLAGCFFATRQGTISPESFSFIESATILALVVLGGMGSQIGIVLAAVLLIGLPESQWLRDLAEYRMLVFGGVMVLIMLWRPQGLLSHRSPTVALEDGAGKPAP; the protein is encoded by the coding sequence ATGGGTAACGCCGCCGCCCGCGCCAGGCCGCCGCTCGTTGCCGCCTTGCGCGATGCGGCCGTGGCGGCCGGGGTCACGGCCGTGCTGGCGGTGCCGTTCCTGGGCTTCCGGCTCGAGGATTCCGCCCAGGGCCTGAGCCTTGGCTACCGCTTCATGTGGGTGGTCTATGCGGCGCTGGCCGTCTTCGCCGGTCGGCTGCTGCTGTCGCTGGCGGCGCACCGGGTGGCGCCGGCGCTGGTCGCCTCCTTCCACCGGCGGACGGCCGGTGTCCATTTGCCGGCGCGGTTCGGCAACAAGGTCGGCTGGGCGATGGTCGGCATCGCCGCGCTGCTGCCCTGGCTGCCGTTCGCCGACCGCAGCCTGATGAGCGTCGCCACCCTGGTGCTGATCTACATCATGCTGGGCTGGGGCCTGAACATCGTGGTCGGTCTGGCGGGTCTCCTCGATCTTGGTTACGTGGCGTTCTACGCCATCGGCGCCTATTCGTTCGCGCTGCTGTCGCTGCATTTCGGATTGTCGTTCTGGATCTGCCTGCCGCTGGCCGGAATTCTCGCCGCGTTCATGGGTCTGCTGCTGGGATTCCCGGTGCTGCGGCTGCGCGGCGACTATCTGGCGATCGTCACGCTGGGCTTTGGCGAGATCATCCGGGTCATCCTGGTGAACTGGCAAGAGGTGACCAACGGTCCCAACGGCATCAGCAACATCCCGCGGCCCACCCTGTTCGGGTTGCATTTCGAGGGCCCGTTCAAGACACCGGCGCCCGAGGGCACGGGTTTCGCCGACTTTCTCGGCATCGCCTTCTCGCCCATGCAGCCGATCATCTTTCTCTATTACGTGATATTTCTGCTGGTGCTGCTGACCACCCTGTTCGCCCAGCGCATCCGCCGGCTGCCCACCGGCCGCGCGTGGGAAGCGCTGCGCGAGGACGAGATCGCCTGCCGCAGCCTGGGCATCAACCCGGTCACGGTGAAGCTGTCGGCCTTCGCCATCGGCGCGTTCTTCGCCGGGCTCGCCGGCTGCTTCTTCGCGACCCGCCAGGGCACCATCAGCCCGGAAAGCTTCAGCTTCATCGAATCCGCCACCATCCTGGCGCTGGTCGTGCTGGGCGGCATGGGCAGCCAGATCGGCATCGTCCTTGCCGCCGTGCTGCTGATCGGCCTGCCCGAATCCCAGTGGCTGCGCGATCTGGCCGAATACCGGATGCTGGTGTTCGGCGGCGTCATGGTGCTGATCATGCTGTGGCGCCCGCAGGGCCTGCTGTCCCACCGCAGTCCGACCGTGGCGCTGGAAGACGGCGCGGGGAAGCCGGCGCCATGA
- a CDS encoding ATP-binding cassette domain-containing protein has translation MTSLLLDVDHLTMRFGGLTAISDLSFQARRGEITAIIGPNGAGKTTVFNCLTGFYRPGVGKLELAHDDNRRFLLERMSDFRIARDARVLRTFQNIRLFTGMSVLENLVVAQHLALTRASGYAVAGLLNLPVYRRAAARAVDRARYWLDKIGLTYAADDQAGSLPYGSQRRLEIARALCAEPVLLCLDEPAAGLNPRESDELSELLLDIRRDHGLSLLLIEHDMSVVMQISDHVVVLDHGASICQGPPERVRSDPAVISAYLGMPEEEAIAVAGSRH, from the coding sequence ATGACGTCCCTGTTGCTCGATGTCGATCACCTCACCATGCGGTTCGGCGGCCTTACCGCGATCAGCGATCTGTCCTTCCAGGCGCGGCGCGGCGAGATCACCGCCATCATCGGCCCCAACGGCGCGGGCAAGACCACCGTGTTCAACTGTCTCACCGGATTCTACCGGCCCGGCGTGGGCAAGCTGGAGCTGGCCCACGACGACAATCGCCGCTTCCTGCTCGAGCGCATGTCCGATTTCCGCATTGCCCGCGACGCCCGGGTCCTGCGCACGTTTCAGAACATCCGGCTGTTCACCGGCATGAGCGTGCTCGAGAATCTGGTGGTGGCCCAGCACCTGGCGCTGACCCGCGCGTCCGGCTATGCGGTTGCCGGCCTGCTGAACCTGCCGGTCTACCGGCGCGCTGCGGCGCGGGCCGTGGACCGGGCACGCTACTGGCTCGACAAGATCGGCCTGACCTACGCCGCCGACGATCAGGCGGGCAGCCTGCCCTATGGTTCGCAGCGGCGGCTGGAGATCGCCCGGGCGCTGTGTGCCGAGCCGGTGCTTTTGTGCCTCGACGAACCCGCTGCCGGCCTCAATCCTCGCGAATCCGATGAACTGAGCGAGTTGCTGCTCGACATCAGGCGCGATCACGGCCTGTCGCTGCTGCTGATCGAGCACGATATGAGCGTGGTGATGCAGATTTCCGATCACGTGGTGGTGCTCGACCACGGCGCGTCCATCTGCCAGGGACCGCCCGAACGGGTGCGCAGCGACCCGGCGGTGATCAGCGCCTATCTCGGCATGCCCGAGGAAGAAGCCATCGCCGTGGCCGGGAGCAGGCACTGA
- a CDS encoding ABC transporter ATP-binding protein — MLSVQGVHAGYGRIEALHGVDIDVRAGEIMTLVGANGAGKTTLLMTICGRPRATQGRILLDGEDITDLETYEIARRGIAHVPEGRHIFPRMTVLENLQMGGYAVDPKYFSSDLERVLVLFPQLKPRLAQRGGTLSGGEQQMLAMGRALISRPRLLLLDEPSLGLAPLIVRQVFEIIAAINRDEAMTIFLIEQNAFQALKAAHRAAIMVNGSINLRGTGAELLADPAVQAAYLEGAAPAAGGPP; from the coding sequence ATGCTGTCGGTACAGGGCGTGCATGCCGGATATGGCCGAATCGAGGCGCTGCACGGCGTGGATATCGATGTCCGCGCCGGTGAGATCATGACCCTCGTCGGCGCCAACGGGGCGGGCAAGACCACCCTGCTGATGACCATTTGCGGCCGCCCGCGCGCCACGCAGGGCCGGATATTGCTCGACGGCGAGGACATCACCGATCTCGAGACCTACGAGATCGCGCGGCGCGGCATCGCCCACGTCCCCGAGGGCCGGCACATCTTCCCGCGCATGACCGTGCTGGAAAACCTGCAGATGGGCGGCTATGCCGTCGATCCGAAATATTTCTCCTCGGACCTGGAGCGGGTGCTCGTGCTGTTCCCGCAACTGAAGCCCCGTCTTGCCCAGCGCGGCGGCACCCTGTCGGGCGGCGAGCAGCAGATGCTGGCCATGGGCCGGGCGCTGATCTCGCGGCCGCGCCTGCTGTTGCTGGATGAACCGTCCCTGGGCCTCGCGCCGCTCATCGTGCGGCAGGTGTTCGAGATCATCGCCGCCATCAACCGCGACGAGGCCATGACCATTTTCCTCATCGAGCAGAATGCCTTCCAGGCGCTGAAGGCGGCGCACCGGGCGGCGATCATGGTCAATGGCAGCATCAACCTTCGCGGCACCGGCGCCGAGCTGCTGGCCGATCCGGCGGTGCAGGCGGCCTATCTGGAAGGCGCCGCGCCCGCCGCAGGCGGCCCTCCATGA
- a CDS encoding DUF6867 family protein → MTWQMLFGTSPSVSLAVTGIFMAGCAIMAGRSLAALWRPWWHVAPYAALLAIADRYLIYALFGGELLSAIGYLLDAVFLLIIALLGYLEARAGLMVRQYPWLFERLGPFAWRRRRAR, encoded by the coding sequence ATGACCTGGCAGATGCTGTTCGGAACCTCGCCTTCGGTCAGCCTGGCCGTGACCGGCATCTTCATGGCGGGCTGCGCCATCATGGCCGGCCGGTCGCTGGCCGCGCTGTGGCGCCCCTGGTGGCACGTCGCGCCCTATGCGGCGCTGCTCGCCATCGCCGACCGGTACCTGATCTATGCGCTGTTCGGCGGCGAGCTGCTGTCCGCAATTGGTTACCTGCTGGACGCGGTTTTCCTGCTGATCATTGCCCTGCTGGGCTATCTGGAAGCGCGCGCGGGCCTCATGGTCCGCCAGTATCCGTGGCTGTTCGAGCGTCTCGGTCCGTTTGCCTGGCGCCGCAGGCGCGCCCGGTGA
- a CDS encoding branched-chain amino acid ABC transporter substrate-binding protein yields the protein MNLFKRAALVVLAAGFLGACAQEDEIVIGVAGPMTGSEASIGEQMRKGAEKAVADINAAGGLLGKNVRLIVGDDVCDPKQAVSVANNFVSQHAVFVAGHYCSGASIPASDVYAESGVIQISPASTNPQFTERGLTNVFRVCGRDDAQGPTAADYILEKFPDAQIAVVDDKSTYGKGLADQFRGAIEAKGVTPVLVESITARETDYSALVTKLRQAGADVVYFGGYKTEAGLIVRQMHGAGVAATLVGGDALVTEEFWAITGEAGAGTLMTFGPDPRLDPQNAALVKSFRDENYEPEAYTLYTYASIQAWAQAAATAGATDGQKVGAALRRDTFETALGTIDFDDKGDNSAPGYVFYVWENGKYLYAE from the coding sequence ATGAACCTTTTCAAACGCGCCGCCCTCGTTGTGCTCGCAGCCGGATTCCTCGGCGCTTGCGCCCAGGAGGACGAGATCGTCATCGGTGTCGCCGGCCCGATGACCGGTTCCGAAGCCTCGATCGGCGAGCAGATGCGCAAGGGCGCCGAGAAGGCCGTGGCCGATATCAACGCGGCCGGTGGCCTGCTTGGCAAGAACGTGCGGCTGATCGTCGGCGACGACGTCTGCGACCCCAAACAGGCGGTCAGCGTGGCCAACAATTTCGTGTCGCAGCATGCGGTGTTCGTGGCGGGTCACTATTGCTCGGGCGCGTCGATTCCGGCGTCCGACGTCTATGCCGAATCCGGTGTCATCCAGATCTCGCCGGCCTCGACCAATCCGCAGTTCACCGAACGCGGCCTGACCAACGTGTTCCGCGTCTGCGGCCGCGACGATGCCCAGGGCCCGACCGCCGCCGATTACATCCTCGAGAAGTTCCCTGACGCGCAGATCGCCGTGGTCGACGACAAGTCGACCTACGGCAAGGGCCTTGCCGATCAGTTCCGCGGCGCCATCGAGGCCAAGGGCGTCACGCCGGTGCTGGTCGAATCCATCACTGCCCGAGAAACCGACTACAGCGCGCTCGTCACCAAGCTGCGGCAGGCCGGCGCCGACGTCGTCTATTTCGGCGGCTACAAGACCGAGGCCGGCTTGATTGTCCGCCAGATGCACGGCGCCGGCGTGGCGGCGACGCTGGTTGGCGGCGACGCCCTGGTGACCGAGGAATTCTGGGCGATCACCGGCGAGGCTGGCGCGGGCACGCTGATGACCTTTGGCCCCGATCCCCGGCTGGATCCGCAGAATGCGGCGCTGGTGAAGTCGTTCCGTGACGAGAATTACGAGCCCGAGGCCTATACGCTCTACACCTATGCCTCCATCCAGGCCTGGGCGCAGGCCGCCGCCACCGCGGGCGCGACCGATGGCCAGAAGGTCGGTGCGGCACTGCGCCGCGATACCTTCGAGACCGCCCTCGGCACCATCGACTTCGACGACAAGGGTGACAACTCGGCGCCGGGTTACGTGTTCTATGTGTGGGAAAACGGGAAGTACCTGTACGCAGAGTAA
- a CDS encoding YqaA family protein: MTAPQVEPVVRRGPLRRLYLWTMEQARGRHAWTSLGAVSFAESSFFPIPPDVMLLPMMLADRKRAFLLAGWCTLASVLGGMAGYAIGMFLFDSVGNWLVSLYGYEQKMEALRLQYAEYGAWIILIKGATPIPYKLITIASGIFHYPFGMFVLLSVITRSARFFLLAGLIYLFGDPIRDFIEKRLEWVMMTVVVAIVGGFVIAHYLL, from the coding sequence ATGACCGCCCCCCAGGTCGAACCCGTCGTCCGCCGGGGACCGCTCCGCCGGCTTTATCTGTGGACCATGGAACAGGCCAGGGGCCGCCATGCCTGGACGAGCCTGGGCGCCGTGTCGTTCGCCGAGAGCTCGTTCTTTCCGATCCCGCCGGACGTGATGCTGTTGCCGATGATGCTGGCCGACCGCAAGCGGGCGTTCCTGCTGGCGGGCTGGTGCACCCTGGCATCGGTGCTCGGCGGCATGGCCGGCTACGCCATCGGCATGTTCCTGTTTGATTCCGTGGGCAACTGGCTGGTGTCCCTCTACGGCTACGAGCAGAAAATGGAGGCGCTGCGCCTCCAATATGCCGAATACGGGGCCTGGATCATCCTGATCAAGGGCGCCACGCCCATTCCCTACAAGCTGATCACCATCGCGTCGGGCATCTTCCACTATCCATTCGGCATGTTCGTGCTGCTGTCGGTGATCACCCGCTCGGCCCGTTTCTTCCTTCTGGCGGGGTTGATCTACCTGTTTGGCGACCCGATCCGCGACTTCATCGAGAAGCGGCTCGAGTGGGTGATGATGACGGTCGTCGTCGCGATCGTGGGCGGCTTCGTCATCGCGCATTATCTCCTCTGA
- a CDS encoding carbon starvation CstA family protein: MKAVADKLVWVFIALLGAGALALVALSRGEHVNAMWLVIAAACTYLIAYRFYGLFIATKVLRLDRNRHTPAVLHNDALDFVPVDKYVLFGHHFAAIAGAGPLVGPVLAAQMGYLPGVLWILAGVVFAGAVQDFVVLFMSVRRDGRSLGDMIKSELGTVPGLIAMFGVLLILIILLAVLALVVVKALAISPWGTFTVAATIPIALVMGVYGRFIRPGRIAEMSLIGFALLMAALIYGQHVAESPVLAPMFTWSGETLALALMGYGFVASVLPVWLLLAPRDYLSTFLKIGTILALAIGICFVMPDLRMPAVSRFIDGTGPVFAGGLFPFLFITIACGAVSGFHALVASGTTPKMLENETQARMIGYGAMLAESFVAVMALIAACVLDPGVYFAMNSPAALIGTTPEAVAATISGWGFAITPETLNQVAHDIGESTILSRAGGAPTLAVGMAHILSAAVGGPALTAFWYHFAILFEALFILTTIDAGTRVCRFLLQDMMGAAIPALKDTKSWTGNLLATGIAVAAWGYFLYQGVVDPLGGINTLWPLFGIANQMLAAIALVLCTVVLVKMKRERYAWVTAAPCLWLLICTLTAGWQKMFHANPAIGFLAHARKFSDAMAAGEMLAPAKSLEQMNRIIFNDIVNASLCGLFMAVVLAMVIAGAFTIRRALADPKPSARETLEGTYA, encoded by the coding sequence ATGAAGGCCGTCGCCGACAAGCTCGTCTGGGTGTTCATCGCGCTGCTGGGGGCGGGCGCACTCGCGCTGGTCGCGCTCAGCCGGGGCGAGCATGTCAACGCCATGTGGCTGGTGATCGCCGCCGCCTGCACCTACCTGATCGCCTACCGGTTCTACGGCCTGTTCATTGCCACCAAGGTGCTGCGGCTCGACCGCAACCGGCACACCCCCGCCGTCCTGCACAACGATGCGCTCGATTTCGTGCCGGTCGACAAATACGTGCTGTTCGGCCACCACTTCGCGGCCATCGCCGGCGCAGGCCCCTTGGTCGGTCCGGTGCTCGCGGCGCAGATGGGCTATCTGCCCGGCGTGTTGTGGATTCTGGCCGGCGTGGTGTTCGCCGGGGCGGTGCAGGATTTCGTGGTGCTGTTCATGTCGGTACGCCGCGACGGCCGGTCGCTGGGCGACATGATCAAGTCGGAATTGGGCACGGTGCCCGGACTCATCGCCATGTTCGGCGTGCTGTTGATCCTGATCATCCTGCTTGCCGTGCTGGCGCTGGTCGTGGTCAAGGCGCTGGCCATCAGTCCGTGGGGCACGTTCACCGTCGCCGCCACCATTCCCATCGCCCTGGTCATGGGCGTCTATGGCCGCTTCATCCGGCCGGGCCGCATCGCCGAGATGTCGCTGATCGGCTTCGCGCTGCTGATGGCCGCCCTCATCTACGGTCAGCATGTGGCCGAAAGCCCGGTGCTGGCGCCGATGTTCACCTGGTCGGGCGAGACCCTGGCGCTGGCGCTGATGGGCTATGGCTTCGTCGCCTCGGTGCTGCCGGTGTGGCTGCTGCTGGCGCCGCGCGACTATCTGTCCACCTTCCTCAAGATCGGCACCATTCTGGCGCTCGCCATCGGCATCTGCTTCGTCATGCCGGATTTGCGCATGCCGGCGGTCAGCCGCTTCATCGACGGCACCGGCCCGGTATTCGCCGGTGGGCTGTTTCCATTCCTGTTCATCACCATTGCCTGCGGCGCGGTTTCGGGTTTCCACGCGCTGGTCGCCTCGGGCACCACGCCCAAAATGCTCGAGAACGAGACCCAGGCCCGCATGATCGGTTACGGCGCCATGCTGGCCGAATCCTTTGTCGCGGTGATGGCGCTGATCGCCGCCTGCGTGCTCGACCCGGGCGTCTATTTCGCCATGAACAGTCCCGCCGCGCTGATCGGCACCACGCCCGAGGCGGTCGCGGCGACCATTTCGGGCTGGGGGTTTGCAATCACGCCCGAGACGCTGAATCAAGTGGCTCACGACATCGGTGAAAGCACCATTCTGTCGCGGGCGGGCGGCGCACCCACTTTGGCGGTCGGCATGGCGCATATCCTGTCGGCGGCGGTGGGCGGCCCGGCGCTCACCGCGTTCTGGTACCACTTCGCCATCCTGTTCGAGGCGCTGTTCATCCTGACCACCATCGACGCCGGCACCCGGGTTTGCCGGTTCCTGCTCCAGGACATGATGGGCGCCGCCATCCCGGCGCTGAAGGACACGAAATCGTGGACCGGCAATCTGCTGGCGACCGGCATCGCCGTCGCTGCCTGGGGCTATTTCCTCTATCAGGGCGTCGTCGATCCGCTGGGCGGCATCAACACGCTGTGGCCGCTGTTCGGCATCGCCAATCAGATGCTCGCCGCCATCGCGCTGGTCCTGTGCACCGTGGTCCTGGTGAAGATGAAGCGCGAGCGCTATGCCTGGGTCACCGCCGCGCCCTGCCTGTGGCTGCTGATCTGTACCCTGACGGCGGGCTGGCAGAAGATGTTCCACGCCAATCCGGCCATCGGCTTCCTTGCCCATGCGCGCAAGTTCTCGGACGCGATGGCTGCCGGTGAAATGCTGGCGCCGGCAAAGTCGCTCGAGCAGATGAATCGGATCATATTCAATGATATAGTCAATGCCAGTCTGTGCGGCCTGTTCATGGCGGTCGTGCTGGCCATGGTGATCGCGGGGGCGTTCACCATCCGTCGGGCCCTTGCGGACCCCAAGCCGAGCGCGCGCGAAACCCTGGAGGGGACCTATGCGTGA
- a CDS encoding CstA-like transporter-associated (seleno)protein: MRDYRRYSSFLTRAARLMVGLPDYDLYVLHRRIHHPDEPIMSRQEFFRERQENRYGGNGKLNRCC; this comes from the coding sequence ATGCGTGATTATCGGAGGTACAGCAGCTTCCTGACGCGCGCCGCGCGGCTTATGGTGGGGCTGCCGGACTACGATCTTTATGTCCTGCACCGCAGGATTCATCATCCGGATGAGCCCATCATGTCGCGCCAGGAATTCTTCAGGGAACGCCAGGAAAATCGCTATGGTGGCAACGGCAAGCTGAACCGCTGCTGCTGA
- a CDS encoding potassium transporter Kup, with protein MRLMMGAIGVVFGDIGTSPLYTMKESFAGPHPLALDAMHVHGVLSLIFWSVMLIVSFKYVTLMMRADNKGEGGSLALLTLVSHLVQGTRAVPIVALLGIFAAALFYGDSMITPAISVLSAVEGLEVVAPGLDDYIIPITVVILIGLFLVQKHGTAAMGRLFGPVTLVWFLTLAVLGIASILEHPEILWALNPIYAVKFFLTDQWLAFLALGSVVLALTGAEALYADMGHFGRPPIRRAWFFVVLPALMLNYFGQGALLISEPSAIDNPFYRLAPDWALWPVLGLATLATIIASQAVISGAFSVTRQAVQLGYLPRLKVLHTSEAEIGQIYVPFVNWALLVAVILLVLGFGSSTNLAAAYGVAVTGTMFIDTLLLSFVVLLAWKIPRWQGIAMLVVFVIVDLAFLGANLTKIPDGGWFPLFAGLALFVLLTTWKRGRQLVRAGQARDAIPVETFLSSLSPKIPRVQGAAVYMSGSSQGVPHALLHNLKHNKVLHEMNVFMTMQIEEVPRLDNEEALEFTQLADGFYRIVYHYGFLQDPDVPRALRLAGIRGLKCNMMQTSFFLGRETVIPSVRPGMAMWRESLFAWMTRNATSAMDFFEIPANRVVELGSQIEI; from the coding sequence ATGCGGCTCATGATGGGTGCCATCGGCGTTGTGTTCGGCGATATCGGCACCAGCCCCCTCTACACCATGAAGGAAAGCTTCGCCGGGCCCCACCCGCTGGCGCTCGATGCCATGCATGTCCACGGGGTGCTCTCGCTGATCTTCTGGTCGGTGATGCTGATCGTGTCGTTCAAATACGTCACGCTGATGATGCGCGCCGACAACAAGGGCGAGGGCGGCAGCCTGGCGCTGCTGACCCTGGTGAGTCATCTGGTGCAGGGAACGCGGGCGGTGCCGATCGTCGCGCTGCTGGGCATCTTCGCCGCCGCACTGTTCTACGGCGACAGCATGATCACGCCGGCGATCTCGGTGCTGAGCGCGGTCGAAGGTCTGGAGGTCGTCGCCCCCGGCCTCGACGACTACATCATCCCGATCACCGTCGTCATCCTGATCGGCCTGTTCCTGGTCCAGAAGCACGGCACGGCGGCCATGGGCCGGCTGTTCGGGCCGGTCACGCTGGTATGGTTCCTCACCCTCGCCGTGCTGGGCATCGCCAGCATCCTCGAGCATCCGGAGATTCTCTGGGCGCTCAATCCCATATACGCGGTGAAATTCTTCCTGACCGACCAGTGGCTGGCGTTCCTCGCCCTCGGCTCGGTCGTGCTGGCGCTGACTGGCGCCGAGGCGCTTTACGCCGACATGGGCCATTTCGGACGCCCGCCGATCCGGCGCGCCTGGTTCTTCGTGGTCCTGCCCGCGCTCATGCTCAACTATTTCGGCCAGGGCGCGCTGCTGATCAGCGAGCCCTCGGCCATCGACAACCCGTTCTACCGCCTGGCGCCCGACTGGGCGCTGTGGCCGGTGCTGGGGCTGGCGACGCTGGCCACCATCATCGCGTCGCAGGCGGTGATCTCGGGCGCGTTCTCGGTGACCCGGCAGGCGGTGCAGCTCGGCTACCTGCCCCGGCTCAAGGTGCTTCACACCTCCGAGGCCGAGATCGGCCAGATTTACGTGCCCTTCGTCAACTGGGCGTTGCTGGTGGCGGTGATCCTGCTGGTGCTGGGGTTCGGCTCGTCCACCAACCTGGCCGCGGCCTACGGCGTCGCCGTCACCGGCACGATGTTCATCGACACCCTGCTGCTGTCGTTCGTCGTGCTGCTGGCCTGGAAGATCCCGCGCTGGCAGGGCATCGCCATGCTGGTGGTGTTCGTCATCGTCGACCTGGCGTTCCTCGGCGCCAACCTGACCAAGATTCCCGACGGCGGCTGGTTCCCGCTGTTCGCCGGTCTGGCGCTGTTCGTGCTGCTGACAACCTGGAAGCGCGGCCGCCAGCTGGTGCGCGCCGGCCAGGCCCGCGACGCCATCCCGGTAGAAACCTTCCTGTCGTCGCTGTCGCCCAAAATTCCGCGCGTTCAGGGCGCCGCTGTGTACATGTCGGGCAGTTCACAGGGCGTGCCCCATGCGCTGCTGCACAACCTCAAGCACAACAAGGTGCTGCATGAGATGAACGTATTCATGACCATGCAGATCGAGGAGGTTCCGCGCCTCGACAACGAGGAAGCGCTGGAGTTCACCCAACTGGCCGATGGCTTCTACCGCATCGTCTACCATTACGGCTTCCTGCAGGATCCCGACGTGCCGCGCGCCCTGCGGCTGGCCGGAATCCGCGGCCTGAAGTGCAACATGATGCAGACATCGTTCTTCCTCGGCCGTGAAACCGTCATCCCCAGCGTGCGGCCCGGCATGGCCATGTGGCGGGAATCCCTGTTCGCCTGGATGACAAGGAATGCGACCAGCGCCATGGACTTCTTCGAGATTCCCGCCAACCGCGTGGTCGAACTGGGCTCGCAGATCGAGATCTGA
- a CDS encoding DUF333 domain-containing protein — protein MRGILSCAGLAMAVTAFWISTGAAQPQGQPDVPVLLGEFRGTLPCTDCQGVETSLTLIKQDEGTGEGTFVLIETFVGKSPDPVVSEGNWTTLRGSAADPDDTVYELNPDSLEFQRRDFLKVNDYVLRPLGPGQTELAGGVATLVSPQDPFAGLPNPAALNCVKIGGTSVIHTGTTAGDQGVCRLQDGRECEEYAVLRDHRCLDPAKPRPPPRRPSKEDDTAPNY, from the coding sequence ATGAGGGGAATTCTGTCATGCGCGGGGCTGGCGATGGCCGTCACCGCGTTCTGGATTTCCACCGGCGCCGCCCAGCCGCAAGGGCAGCCCGATGTGCCGGTGCTGCTGGGCGAGTTCAGGGGCACCCTGCCCTGCACCGACTGCCAGGGCGTCGAGACATCGCTGACCCTGATCAAGCAGGATGAGGGAACCGGCGAGGGCACGTTCGTGCTGATCGAGACCTTCGTGGGCAAGTCGCCGGATCCGGTGGTGAGCGAGGGCAACTGGACCACCCTGCGGGGCAGCGCCGCCGATCCGGACGACACGGTGTACGAGCTCAACCCGGACAGCCTCGAGTTCCAGCGCCGGGATTTCCTGAAGGTGAACGATTATGTCCTCCGCCCGCTGGGGCCGGGCCAGACCGAGCTGGCCGGCGGGGTCGCCACCCTGGTCAGCCCGCAAGACCCCTTCGCCGGCTTGCCCAATCCGGCGGCCCTGAATTGCGTCAAGATCGGCGGCACCAGCGTGATCCACACCGGTACGACAGCCGGCGACCAGGGCGTGTGCCGGCTGCAGGATGGACGCGAATGCGAGGAATACGCCGTGCTGCGGGACCACCGTTGCCTGGATCCGGCCAAGCCCAGGCCGCCGCCGCGCCGTCCCTCGAAAGAGGATGACACGGCGCCGAACTACTGA